One genomic segment of Eriocheir sinensis breed Jianghai 21 chromosome 66, ASM2467909v1, whole genome shotgun sequence includes these proteins:
- the LOC126987752 gene encoding uncharacterized protein LOC126987752: protein MSHNPTIKKRATPLAFGLTTAPTPAPTQKPIKKMKKQHAAVAPDNDPAPPQDKAVIQPTPKDQPSSARKSPEDESPSGSNDCEEPPSAMDGPEIQPPPARAPDQHEEDSASDDPRAQLSQGTSKGSCRSKPRRNFQLTPEQEDNLLEWLRENELLWRRGHMQFKDVHKKRGLWEKKAQEFGLTTEHLQGWWRGMQTWFVKLHKVKSGQARKKLTDREMYVLQKFSFYEGQLRHRSTAPLKPLPRGVEADALGQLSDVGDLDAGDGPAGEGPAGDGAADADLPTDRYLDQDQFLSQLERGDVKKLKTPKCPAGGSKRRTATEEEDVLKDIRDSMKVSTELLSQLVHKSDQGPREPFITYLSETLRTLPEDQYHVVMKHIISLINNLPHPAATFGPHQWQYSQQYPFSQPVNNSQQQYPFQAPTFQQAPSTTSLQTTQELTQPQYTRMAPSTSTPSTIPTSTIKVKQEKE, encoded by the exons ATGTCTCACAACCCCACCATCAAGAAGAGGGCGACGCCCTTGGCTTTTGGGTTAACTACTGCTCCTACCCCAGCCCCTACTCAGAAGCCaatcaagaaaatgaaaaagcagCATGCAGCTGTAGCTCCAGACAACGACCCCGCCCCACCCCAGGACAAAGCAGTTATCCAGCCTACACCCAAGGACCAGCCTTCTTCAGCCAGGAAATCTCCCGAAGACGAGTCTCCTTCAGGCAGCAACGACTGCGAAGAGCCTCCTTCGGCCATGGACGGCCCAGAAATCCAGCCTCCTCCAGCCAGGGCGCCTGACCAACATGAAGAAGATTCCGCTTCTGACGATCCTCGCGCCCAGCTCTCCCAAGGCACTAGTAAAGGCAGTTGCAGGTCAAAGCCCCGCAGGAACTTTCAGCTGACGCCAGAGCAGGAGGACAATCTTCTAGAATGGTTGAGGGAAAATGAGCTCCTCTGGCGCCGGGGGCACATGCAATTTAAAGACGTCCACAAGAAGAGGGGCCTGTGGGAGAAGAAGGCGCAGGAGTTTGGCCTTACAACTGAGCATCTTCAAGGCTGGTGGAGGGGAATGCAAACCTGGTTCGTGAAGCTGCACAAGGTCAAGAGTGGCCAGGCAAGGAAGAAGCTGACCGACCGAGAGATGTACGTCTTGCAGAAGTTCAGTTTCTACGAGGGACAGCTACGCCACCGATCCACAGCGCCACTAAAACCA CTTCCTCGGGGCGTGGAGGCAGACGCTCTAGGACAGCTGTCGGATGTTGGTGACTTGGATGCTGGTGATGGACCTGCTGGTGAAGGACCTGCTGGTGATGGTGCTGCTGATGCTGACCTGCCAACAGACCGTTATTTGGACCAGGACCAGTTTCTCTCCCAACTTGAGAGGGGTGATGTTAAGAAGTTAAAGACTCCTAAGTGCCCAGCCGGTGGCAGCAAGAGGAGGACtgccacggaggaggaggacgtgctaAAGGACATCCGGGACAGCATGAAAGTTAGCACTGAACTGCTGTCTCAGCTAGTGCACAAGAGTGACCAGGGACCCAGGGAGCCCTTCATCACGTATCTGTCAGAAACTTTGAGAACACTTCCCGAGGACCAGTACCACGTGGTGATGAAGCACATTATATCTCTCATCAATAATCTTCCTCATCCTGCGGCAACTTTTGGCCCGCACCAGTGGCAGTATTCACAGCAGTACCCATTCAGTCAGCCCGTGAACAACTCGCAGCAGCAGTACCCCTTCCAAGCACCGACCTTCCAGCAGGCACCCAGCACCACCTCCCTCCAGACAACCCAGGAATTGACGCAGCCCCAGTACACGCGGATGGCACCGTCGACGAGCACCCCATCTACCATCCCTACAAGCACCATCAAggtaaaacaggaaaaagagtaa